In Neisseria perflava, the DNA window TTGGTCGAAGAATGCCTGCCACAATACTTTACCGATCATCAGGTTTTCAGAACCGCCCACCAATTCAGGAATCACAAATTCACCGACAGCCGGGACGAAGACCAACATAGAGCCTGCGATGATGCCGGTTTTGGACAAAGGCAGGGTAATGGTAAAGAACGATTTGATCGGACCTGCGCCCAAGTCGGAAGCGGCTTCGAGCAGACGGTTGTCCAGTTTTACCAATTGTGTGTACAGCGGCAAAATCATAAACGGCAAATAGGCGTAAACCATCACCAAATTCAGCGAAAAAGCATTGTAGAACAAGTCTAAAGGCTCGCTGATGATTCCGTATTTGATTAAGAAATTGTTGATGATGCCGTTGTGACCCAATAAACCCATCCATGCGTAAACACGCAGCAGGAAAGAGGTCCAGAAAGGCAGCATGATTGCCAACAGCAGGCCGTTGCGCACAGCCGGATTGGCGCGTGAAATGGCATAAGCGGTGGGGTAACCGATCAACAGGCAGATGATGGTCGTCGTCAGCGCCGTCTTAATCGAAGACCAGTAGGTCATCAGATAGATATTGCTGTTTTCACTATCGCCAAACGGATTGAGCGTATTCCAAAAGTTTTGGAAGATGTCGGCGTAGTTCTGATAGCTGATGGCAATGTTCAGACGGCCTAAGTCTTCATCAATCGTCGTCAACGGCGTAAATGGCGGAATGGCAATTTCTTGTTCGGCAAAGCTGATTTTCAATACGATGGCGAACGGAATCAGAAACAGAATCAAAAGCCAAATATACGGCACGGCAATCACTGCACGCTGGCCGGGGCGGCGGAACAGTTTGTTTTTCAGTTTTTTAAGGTTCATTGTATTTCCCTCAAATTAACTGAACAGAGGTGTCGGTTGGTTTTCAGGCCAGCTGATGTAGACAGTCTCGTCCCAAGTCGGCGGCGTAATGTTGCGCACATACCAATAAGGTGCGGGAACTTGGCTTTTGACGACACGGCCGTTGGCGAGTTTGATATGGTAAATCGCAAAGCTGCCCAGATAGGCAATCTCTTTGACTGTGCCTTGAGCCCAGTTGTGTGCGCCTAAGTGTTCCGGTTTCTCTTTGTGCAAATCAATGTCTTCAGGGCGGATGCTGATCCAAATTTCATGGTCGTTCGGAACGCCCAAACCATGGTCGATGCGGACGTGGTTTTCCAAGCCGTCACATTTGACGATGGAGAAATCGGCGCGGTCATCAATGACGACGCCGTCAAAAATATTGGTTTCGCCGATAAATTCGGCAGTAAAGCGGCTGTTAGGATAGTCGTACACGTCGCTAGGCGTACCGACTTGGCGCAATTGGCCGTCGGACATAATGGCGATACGGGTAGCCATCGTCATCGCTTCTTCTTGGTCGTGGGTAACCATGATGCAGGTTACGCCGACTTGTTCCAGCGTGTTGACCAATTCCAGTTGGGTTTGTTGGCGCAGTTTTTTATCGAGTGCGCCCAAAGGTTCGTCAAGCAGCAGGATTTTAGGACGTTTTGCCAGGCTGCGCGCTAAAGCGATACGCTGTTGCTGGCCGCCGGAGAGTTGGTGCGGCTTGCGTTTGGCGTATTTGGTCATTTGCACCAGGCGCAACATTTCTTCGACGCGGGCGTCGATTTCGCCTTTAGGCATTTTGTCTTGTTTCAGACCGAAAGCGATGTTTTGTTCAACACTCATGTGTGGGAACAGGGCATAGCTTTGGAACATCATGTTGATTGGGCGCTCGTACGGGGCAAGTTTGGTAATGTCCTGGCCGTCGAGAATGATTTTGCCCTGATTTGGGCTTTCCATGCCTGCCAACATGCGCAGCAGCGTGGATTTGCCACTGCCTGAGCTGCCCAAAAGGGCAAAGATTTCATGTTGGTAAATGTCCAAGTCGATGTTATCGACAGCGTAATTGTCACCAAACTTTTTCACCAAGCCTTGGATTTGCAAATAAGGTTTGGCTGAAGACGCAGTGGTTGCGGTCATAATGGCAATACTCCAAAAAGAAAGACGAGTACCGGCAAAACGGATTTTCGAATGGGTGATAAAAAGCTGTTTGATTGCTGGCGGGAGTCGGACGGAGGCCGTCTGAAACTCTTGTAAAGCGCACGGGCAGCGTGGATAGAAAGCAGTTTAAGCCTAAGCTTTTGCTTTCGGCAAACTCAATATTATATTAGCCTAAGCCTCATAGGGGCAATATGAAATTGCTTGTATCGGCTGATTTGAAACAAATATGAAAGGAAAGGCAGGCAGGGAAACAAGATAGTAAAAATGGGTAACGTTGTTTTTCTGCACAAAAGGGGGTAATTATTATCTATATGTCTTAAATAATTATTCAAAATAGAATAAAATACGCAAATTACATTTATTTACTAAAACCATAATGGATTACGTTTTATATCGGGCGAGGCGGTTTTACTCGGAATTAAAACTAAATCCGCTATATAAATAAAAGGGAAAACATGAGTATCAAAGAATGGCCCGAAGGGGAGCGGCCGCGCGAGAAGCTCTTGGCGCACGGTGCGGCTGCGTTGAGTGATGCGGAGTTGCTGGCGATTTTGCTGCGTGTCGGAACGCGAGGTATAAGCGCGGTTGATTTGGCGCGTTATTTGTTGAGTGAGTTTGGCAGCTTGGGGACGCTGATGAGTGCGGATGCCAAAACACTCGCTGCTTATAAGGGCATGGGCTTGGCGAGCTATACTCAGTTTGCAGTGGTCAAAGAAATCGGGCGGCGGATTTTGGGTGAAGATTTGCAGGAGCAGATTGTTCTGTCAAACCCGAAATCGGTTGCGGATTATCTGCGCCTGCATCTTGGACATGAAAAAATTGAGGTCAGCGTTGCTTTGCTGCTTAACCGTCAAAATCAATTGATTGCGGTACGGGAATTGTCGCGCGGTACGGTGGCGGAAAATACGGTTTATATCCGTGAAATCGTTAAATTGGCATTGGATGAATATGCCGACAGTTTGATTTTGGCACACAATCATCCGGGCGGTTCGGCAAGGCCGTCTGAATCTGATGTGCAGTTTACAGAGCGTTTGAAACAGGCTTTAAGTTTGGTCGATATTACGCTGTTGGATCATTTTATCGTGACGGCAAAAGAAACCTGCTCTTTGCGCGAACAGGGCTATATGTAAGGATGAATGTTCAGACGGCCTCAGTAGGATTGGTTACCTTACTGAGGCCGTCTGAAGGATTATTGCGTTACTTCATCGGAGGAATCTTCTTTGTGGATGATTTCTTCCGATTTTGGCTTTTCTTTGCTCTTTTCTTTTTCTTTGCTCTTTTCTTTTTTACCGTCAGGAATGGCGGCATCAATCACTGCCCCCGTTCCTTTGACAACCAATTTTCCGGCAGTCAGGACGGTTGTAGCAGCCAAATCGACAGCCGCGCCTACAACGCAGCCGTTAAGCGTCAGACAAAGGGCAAGTACCGGAAGCAGGCGTTTTGTGCATCTCAATGGCTGCATCCGCAGTGTCCTTCGTGATGATGGCCGCATCCGAGTGCTTCTTGCCAAGCATCATCATCGCCGTCAAATTCTTCGACTTCGTCAAATTCACCGTTTTCTACCATGCTTACCAGCTCTTCCAAGCTTTCTGCACCTTCTACCCAAAAGCAGGGAATATCGGGCGGCGTGCCGGGGGCAAGCAGGGCGGCTTGCTGGTCGTGCCAAGCAATCCAATAGCCGTTTTGTGTTTGTACGAATACGGCATCGGGATGGATGGTTTCGTTTTCGGTATTGACCAGCATTCTGGCGGTGATATCGGTTTGAAAAGGTAAGGTTTGCATGATGGTTTGAGAATGTGAGAAAAGAAAGTATTGTAACATGGCGAAAACAAACGCACCGTCTGAGTCAGGCGGTGCGTTTGTATCTCGGCAACTTGGGTGCGGTCAGTTTAGAGTATCAGCCGCCCCGGGAATGTCATTCCGTCAAGATTATTTGTCGTCGTTAGCCAAAACGAAGCGGTAAATAGCCGCGCCAACTGCTGCGCCGGCAATAGGAGCCAACCAGAACAACCACAATTGTTCAACAGCCCAGCCGCCTTGGAACAAGGCAACGCCGGTAGAACGTGCAGGGTTGACGGAAGTATTGGTTACAGGAATGCTGATCAAGTGAATCAGGGTCAGACCAAGGCCGATGGCGATAGGAGCAAAGCCGGCCGGAGCTAGTTTGTCGGTAGAACCCATGATAATGATTAGGAAGAATGCGGTCAGTACGAATTCGATCAGCAAAGCAGCCATCATGTCGTAACCGTTAGGAGAGTGTTCGCCGAAACCGTTGCTGGCAAAGCCGGAAGCAACAGCATCAAAACCGGTTTTACCGGAAGCAATCAGATACAGAACGCCCGCAGCGGCAATCGCACCGATCACTTGGGATACGATGTAAGGCAACAGGTCTTTACCGTTAAAACGGCCGCCGATGAAAAGGCCGACGGAAACGGCAGGGTTGAAGTGGCCGCCGGAAATGTGGCCAACGGCGTAAGCCATGGTCAGTACGGTCAAACCGAATGCTAAAGCGACACCGGCAAAGCCAATGCCAAGTTCAGGATAGGTTGCTGCCAAAACTGCGCTGCCGCAGCCGCCGAATACCAGCCAGAAAGTGCCGAAAAATTCTGCAAAATATTTTTTCATTTGTTTTTCCTCGTAAAGGGTGGGGTGTTGCCGAAGGCATGAATCATAATAATATTGCTTTTAATCGAAAAACGGATTTACCTGTTTTTTCCGGTCTTGACAAAAGGCCGTCTGAAAATGGTGACAAATGGATAGGGATATATCTTGCAGGTCGAATTTTGTTTATTGAGGCTGGGTTTATTTAATAACGAAGCAAATGCCGTTAATGCAAAAGCATTTGGTTTCGTAGGTAATATTATTTACAGATTATTAATTTGATCGGAATCTTTGAACTGATTATCTGATAAAAAAGGCCGTCTGAAAAGTTTTCAGACGGCCTTAATTTTAAACAAAGATAAATTAATCCAGATGGTCGCTGCTTTGCGCCAAGATGGTGCGGTTGCCGTTGTTTTCCGCCGGGGAAACAATACCGTCGGCTTCCATTTGGTCAATCAGGCGGGCAGCGCGGTTGTAGCCGATGCGCAGTTGGCGTTGGATATTGGAAATGCTGGCCTTACGCGATTTCAAGACAACGGAAACGGCTTCATCATACATGGGGTCGAGGTCGCTGTCGTTGCTGCGGCTGGTACCGGTAAAGTCCTCGTTCGAACCGCTGCTTAAAATATCGTCGATATAATCAGGCGCGCCGAATTGTTTCAGGTATTCCACTACGCGGTGTACTTCATTATCAGATGCGAACGCTCCGTGTACGCGTTGCGGATAGCCGGTGCCGGGCGGCAGGAACAGCATATCGCCTTGGCCGAGCAAGTTTTCTGCACCCATTTGGTCAAGAATCGTGCGGCTGTCGATTTTGCTGGACACTTGGAATGCAATGCGTGTCGGAATATTGGCTTTAATCAGGCCGGTAATGACATCCACGCTTGGGCGTTGGGTGGCAAGAATCAAATGGATACCGGCTGCACGCGCTTTTTGGGCAAGACGGGCAATCAGTTCTTCAATTTTCTTGCCTGCGGTCATCATCAAGTCGGCAAACTCATCTACCACGACCACGATAAACGGCAGTTTTTCCAATGGCTCAGGATTTTCAGGCGTGAGGCTGAACGGGCTGCCGATTTTTTCGCCACGCGCGGCGGCTTCGGCAATTTTTTGGTTGAAACCGGCAAGGTTGCGCACGCCCATAAAGCTCATCAGGCGATAGCGTTTTTCCATTTCGTTGACGCACCAGTTCAGGGCGTTTGCAGCCAATTTCATATCGGTCACGACAGGGGCGAGCAGGTGCGGAATGCCTTCGTAAATGCTCAGCTCCAGCATTTTCGGGTCAATCATAATCATGCGCACGTCTTCCGGCGTTGCTTTGAAGAGCATGGACAGAATCATGGCGTTCACGCCTACGGATTTACCCGAACCGGTCGTGCCGGCAACCAGCAGATGCGGCGCTTTGGCCAAGTCGGTGACGACAGGCTGGCCGGTGATGTCTTGGCCGAGCGCGAGGGTTAGTTTGGATTTGGACTCGGTAAACGCAGGCGAATTGAAGATTTCGCTCAGGCGGATCATTTGGCGTTTCGGATTAGGTAATTCCAAGCCCATGCAGGTTTTGCCTGGGATAGTTTCCACCACGCGGATGGAAGCCACGCCAAGCGAGCGCGCCAAGTCTTTTTCAAGGTTCAAAACGGCACTGCCGCGTACGCCGACATCAGGCTCGATTTCGTAGCGCGTAATGACCGGGCCGGAATAGGAGTCCATCACTTTGACTTTAACTTTGAACTCGGCCAGTTTTTCTTCGATGGTAATGCTGTTTTCCAGCAGCTGTTCTTCAGTTTGCGAGGCGCTTGGGTCAAACTGCGGCGGCAGGAGCAGGGCAGTGGTCGGTAGAAGCGCATCGGTCAGTGTTGCCGAAGTTGGAATAGCTATGCTTGGCGTACTCTCTTGAACGCTTGGTTCTACGGTTTGAACAGGTGTTTCAACGACTGTCTGTGTATATTCAGACGGCCTTGCGATTGTTTCAACAGATTCAACGGGTTCAATGGTTTTAACCGCTTGAATAGCTTCCGTTTCCGGTTGTACAGGAGCTTCCGGCTCATTATCGAATTCCGTTTCTTCGACGGCAGATTCGCTGATTAAATAATCGTGGATACTGCGTTCAGGCTGATTGCTGACATGCGCATTGACTTGTGCATCAAAAATCGGCACTTGGATTTTATGTTCAAAAGCAGGCGGCTCGGGGATATCAATCGGCGCAATCGAGGTTTGGAAAACAGGTGGTTCGGGAATATCGGTTTTAGCCATAGGGACAACCGGTACGGCAGGTGGCTCGACTACGGTTGCGTTTGGTGCGGCAGGTCGGGAGATATAAGGGGATTTTTTAACAGGCGCAGCCGGTTTCGGATGGGACGGCGTTGCCGGTGCGGGAGGTTGTGGTGCAATAGCTTCCGTAGCAGCTTGTTTGCGCGCCCATCTTTCGGCGGCCGCTTCGGTATGGCGAACTTGACGGCGCAGGCTGGCAGGACGGCTGATTTGTCCCAAGTTGGCCAGAATTTCGTCATTTTCGATGGTGCGCGGAGAGTAGTCGCGCAATGGGGCGACGGCCGCGGCCAGTTTGTGGCGTGCGGCGGTACGGCGGGCAAGGTTGTCGTGAATATCTTCCGCTTGGATTTCAGAAGGGAATGCCTGCATGGAAGTATAGGGGAGTATGGCTTCTTTTTCGGCAGTTCTTAAGGCCGTCTGAACGGTTTCGATATGCGGCGCATTGGCTTCTGCCACGCGGACATTATTGGCACGCGCCAAGGCACGCTCGCGTGTGCGGCGCAAGATAGGGTCGTTATAGTCGATGATTTCCATGCCGGTCATCGGCAGGGATGAAGCGCGCAATAATGGAGTTTCAACTTCGTCTTTGTAAATTGGTGCATTTTTTTCGGCCAAATGCTCGTTCCATTCCTCAACCGCTGCTTCATGCAGGGAACGGGTGGCTTCTTCTAATGTGATTTCTTCAAAATTGCTGTTTTGCACCAAAGACGGGCTGTATTCGGGAGTTTCCATTTGTGCAAACGGCGTGATTTTAGGAATACGTTCCGGTTTGGCAGATTTACGGGTTTTAGGCGCAACTTTGATTTCTTCTTCGGTAGCTGCGATGTGTTCCGGCTCTTCGGCAAACGGCTCTGCTGCATGCTCTTCGTTTGTTTCGGCGCGTTGCGTTTTATTGTGTTCGAGCGCAGAAAGCAGGCGGATGCGGGCGATTTTATGGTTGTCGGCAGTGTGCTTGTTCATGCTGAACAAACGTTTCAGGCTGTCCAGTTGGTCGGAAAAACCGACCGGGCTGTCTTCTTCGTTTATTTCTTGTTCGTCGCCACTGAGTCGGGCCAATTCTTGGCGCCACTTTTGCTCTTGTTTCTGGCGCCACCAGAACAAGCCGGCTATGACAGCCAGCAGAATTAAAGCCAATATTGTCCAAAGCATGCGTCCATCCCCTTAATTAAACGGCAAAGTCCGTTATTCTAACGCTTTTTTCGGGTAAACAAAACCAGCCGAAACAAGCTTTAACGGCAAAGGCAGACAGGATTGTCAAAGCTGTGGCTTGAGACGCGTATAATAGGCCGTCTGAACATTTTGCGGATGAGATGATGATTTTTCAAAACGGATGGTTTCCCATCGGTGTCGTGATGGCGGCATGGCCTGTGTTGCTGGTGATTTTTGCTTTGTGTGCAAAGCAGGCATGGGTGTCGGTATCGCAGCATCGTTCCGCATTCTTGGTGGCTGCCGTGATGTTGCCGCTGGCTTGGAGTTTGAATGCCTCCCCGGAAAGCGGACAACTGGCCGGCATGAGCTATCATTTGCTTGCTTTAAACCTGACGGCTTTAATGCTGGGCACTTCTGCTGCGTTCTGCCTTGGCGTATTGTTTTTTCTTCCATATTTGTGGCTTTGGGGCGATTGGCATATGTTCCCCATTAATGCCTTGTCTGTATTGCTTCCGCCTTTGTTGGTGAACTTGGGTTTTCGCTATTGGGTGTCGCGTTTGCCTGCCAATATCTTTATCTTTATTTTTCTGAATGGTTTTTGGGCTGCGGCGGTCGGCATGGTGTTTACCGGCGTAATTTTGGTCGGTTTGTTGGACTGGGTGGATGTATTTGATACGTCGGTATTGTGGAAAACTGCTTTTCCTGTTTTCTTCTTAATCGCTTGGGCAGAGGCATTTTTGAGCGGTATTTCAACAGCTATTTTTATCGCACTTAAGCCGCAATGGATTTGTACTTTCGATGACGACAGGTATTTGAAATCCGCGCCTAAGATTTGGCAATAAGATATGAAGGCATCCTTGCTTGGTTTTCAGACGGCCTAATGACCGGATGGCCTGTTTGTTGAATTGAATGTTTAACTTGTTATGTTTGCTTATATTTTTCCCATTGTTTGCGGTGCCGCCGTCGGGGCTGTATTGCGTTGGCTGTTTGGCTTGGTGCTGGTGTCTTCTGCGCCTTTTTCTATCGGTACATTGGCGGCAAACTGGCTGGGTGCGCTGCTAATCGGCGTATTGGCAGAACTCTTAACCGATCCGCAATGGCGTTTGCTTTGGATTACCGGCTTTCTCGGCAGCTTGACCACATTTTCAGGTTTTTCAGTGGAGATGGTGGGTTTGATGCAGGCGCAACGTTGGGGCATGGCTGCGATGGCAACCTGTCTGCATGTTTTTGGTTCGTTTGGTTTGACGGCGCTGGGGATTAAATTGGCGCAGATTTGGAAGTGAACAAAAATAACAGGGTGCAAAATTGCACCCTGTTATTTTTTATAGACATTTAATCAATGCCAATAGGCAAACAGACGGTTTCTTGACAATAGGTTTGGCCGGACTCGCTTAAGTGTGCCGGTTTGTAGGCGGCAAAGGTGTAGGTAAGGTCTGCGCGGAATGTGTCGGGATCAGCTTCGGCGGTGTCGCAGTTGAGGCCGGTGGGAATATCGAGGGCGACTTTCAGGCCGTCTGAATGATTGAGTTGGCGGCAGAGGGCAGCGATTTCTGCTGGAAGCGCGCCGCTGAAGCCTGTGCCGAATATGCCTTCGATAATGATGTCGTAGCCGTTTTTCAGACGGCCTTCCAGCTCTTGCTTGGTAATAAATTCAATATAGGGCAAACCGTTGAGGCGTTCGCGATTGGTTTGAGCTAAAGGGGAGAGGTTTTCTCCGAGTGAAAACAGAATGTCGATGTGCCAACCTTGCGCTTGCATATATCTTGCCATGACTAAGCCGTCGCCGCCGTTGTTGCCTTTGCCGCAAACGATCAGGGCGCGTCCGGCTTGAGGATGACGCTGCATGAGGTTTCGGGCGGCAGAGCTGCCGGCATTTTCCATCAGTTGGTCGAAGCTTGTGCCTTTATCGACGGCTGCTTGCTCGCGTTCGCGCATCTGGGCGGCGGTATAGACTTTCATGATCGGCTCTCTTTGCAGGAAGTTATTTGTCGGCAGTATTCATCAGGCGCAAGGCTTTCAGACGGCCTATTTCTTTTTGATATTCCACCAGTCCGATAAATGTGCTGTCTTGGCTGTACACACGGATGGGCTGCTCGGCGGAAATGTCTTCGGTAAACTGGGGGCGTTGGCCGTGTTTGAGCATGGTAACGGCGTAGTCGTTCAGCTCGAGTTTGGGAAAATGTTGCACCAAGACATCGCAAGGCAGCAGCAGGGCATCGCGTTCGGCTTCGTCCAATTCTGCCAAGGCTTTGAGCGTGTGGCTTTGGGCAATGGTAAAGCCGGCGGTTTCAGTACGGCGCAGGGCGGTCAGGTGGGCGAATGTGCCGATGTGTTTGGCGATGTCTTCGCTGAGGGTGCGGATGTAAGTGCCTTTGCTGCAACGTACGTCTATCACGGCTTTGGGTGCATTAAACTCAGTGATATCAATGGAGTAAATGGTGATGTCGCGCGCTTTGCGTTCGATAACGATGCCTTTGCGCGCGTATTCGTACAGCGGTTTGCCTTCGTGTTTGAGGGCGGAAAACATCGGCGGCACTTGGCGGATATCGCCCGTTAAGGCTTGGCAGGCCGTCTGAAATTCGGACAATGAAATATCGGCGCGTGCGGTGGCAATGATTTCGCCTTCGGCGTCGCCTGTACTGCTGGCTTCGCCCAGTTTCAGCGTGGCCGTATAGGCTTTGTCGGCATCAATCAGATATTGGGCAAACTTGGTCGCTTCACCGAAACAAACAGGTAGAAGCCCTGTAGCCAAAGGATCAAGTACGCCGGTATGCCCGGCTTTTTCGGCACGGAACAAGCGCCGCGCCTTTTGCAGGGCGGTATTGCTGGAAAGGCTTTCAGGTTTGTCGAGGAGAAGAACGCCGTTGACAGGGCGTTTGGTGGGTTTGGCTGTCATATTAAGTTGGGGGAGTGTTAATGTTTAGGCCGTCTGAAAGGGTTCAGACGGCCTGTGTGTTTTAATCAATCAGTCTTCAACCGGTTTTTCCGCCGCTACTTGGTCGATCAGGCTGGAAATACTCATGCCGCGTTCGAGTGATTCGTCGTATTTGAAGTGCAGCTCAGGCGTTTTGAAGAGTTTGATGCGTTTGGCCAATTCGCTGCGCAAATGACCTTTGGCGTGTTCCAAAGCTTCTTCGGTAATGTCGCGTGTGCTGTCGTCGAGGACGGTGTAGAACACGGTTGCGTGGCTGTAATCGCGGGTAACTTCGACTTCGTTGATGGTGATGAAGCCTGCGCGCGGGTCTTTCAGGCCGGTGCGGACGAGTTCGGCAAGCTCGCGCATGATTTGTTCTTTGACACGGTCTTGGCGGGCATAGCCACGTTGGGGTTTTCTCATGGTTTTCCTTGATGTATGGCAGGCTGTCGTTTTCAGACGGCCTGCGGTTTGGATTTTGAACAGCTGCCTATTATAACGGAGCGCGGTTTATTGTGCTTGAACCGAGAAAGGCATATCGATTTTTTGCCATTGCGCGCTTTCGTAGTCCAGCGCATCGGCGATGAGGGGGTGTTGCTCCAGCCATTGGGCGTTGATGCGCAAGATGAAGCTGTGGTTGTTTTCATCGATGCGAAGCTGGGTTTGCGGCGGCAAATCAAGCGGCAGGCGCGAGCGGCAGAAGAGGGCTGCCAGGCGCAGGGACAATACGGCACACCACATGATTTCGTTGTTACCGATAATGTCTGCCATTTTCTTAAGGTCGCCGCGATGGCCGATAACCAGTTGCGCCAAAATGGTTTGCTCTTTGCGTGAGAAGCCCGGCATATCGGCGTTTTCGAGAATGTAGGCGGAGTGTTTGTGATAACCGGTATGGGCAATATCCAAGCCGATTTCATGCAGACGGCCTGCGCGGCTGAGGTATTGGTTCCACAGGGCAAGTTCTTGAACGGTTACGTTTTTGGCGTGGCACAGGCTGTTCATGAAGGCTTGCGCGGTATCGGCAACGCGTTTGGCTTGGTTGAGGCTGACGTGGTAGCGTTTTTGGAACTCCGCCGTTGTCTGTTCGCGCATATCGACATTGAGGCTGCGGCCGATTAAGTCGTAGAACACGCCGTCGCGGAGGGCAGCCTCGGTAACGGTCATTTTGGTCAGCGAAAGCTCTTCAAAAGCGGCCATCATCACGGCCAATCCGCCTGCAAAAACTTCGATTCGTTCGGGTTTGAGGTTTTCAAATTTGGCTTTTTTAACCGAACCGGCTTCGATAATCCTATCGGCAAGATAACGCATGCCTTGGGCGGTAATGTCGGCTTCTTGCGGCAATTCGGCCGCCAAAACGTCGCGTATGGATTTGGCCGAACCGGACGTGCCGATGGCGAAATCCCAGCCGGTACGCTTCATCAGTTTGCTGATGCGCTGGATTTCGATACGCGCGGCGGAAACGGCGGCTTGGAAATCTTTGGCGGTCACTTTGTTTTGGAAGAAGCGCATGCTGTATGTTACGCAGCCCAAAGGCAGGCTTTCTGTGGTCAGCGGTTGCAAATCCGAGCCGATGACAAATTCGGTCGAACCGCCGCCGATGTCGATAACCAGCATTTTGTCGCCTTTAGGCGGCAGGGTATGCACTACGCCGGTATAAATAAGACGCGCTTCTTCGCGGCCGGCAATGACTTCGATGGGGAAACCCAGCGCCGCTTCGGCACGGGGCAGGAATTGGGCGATATTTTTGGCGACGCGGAAAGTGTTGGTGGCCACCACGCGCACGTTTTCAGGTTGGAATCCGCGCAGGCGTTCGCCAAATTTTGCCAAACATTCCAAGGCTTGTTCTTGAGAGGCTTCGCTCAGGTTTTTTTGT includes these proteins:
- a CDS encoding ABC transporter permease subunit, which encodes MNLKKLKNKLFRRPGQRAVIAVPYIWLLILFLIPFAIVLKISFAEQEIAIPPFTPLTTIDEDLGRLNIAISYQNYADIFQNFWNTLNPFGDSENSNIYLMTYWSSIKTALTTTIICLLIGYPTAYAISRANPAVRNGLLLAIMLPFWTSFLLRVYAWMGLLGHNGIINNFLIKYGIISEPLDLFYNAFSLNLVMVYAYLPFMILPLYTQLVKLDNRLLEAASDLGAGPIKSFFTITLPLSKTGIIAGSMLVFVPAVGEFVIPELVGGSENLMIGKVLWQAFFDQNNWPLASAVAVVMVALLVVPIALFQHYENRELEEGGK
- a CDS encoding ABC transporter ATP-binding protein, with product MTATTASSAKPYLQIQGLVKKFGDNYAVDNIDLDIYQHEIFALLGSSGSGKSTLLRMLAGMESPNQGKIILDGQDITKLAPYERPINMMFQSYALFPHMSVEQNIAFGLKQDKMPKGEIDARVEEMLRLVQMTKYAKRKPHQLSGGQQQRIALARSLAKRPKILLLDEPLGALDKKLRQQTQLELVNTLEQVGVTCIMVTHDQEEAMTMATRIAIMSDGQLRQVGTPSDVYDYPNSRFTAEFIGETNIFDGVVIDDRADFSIVKCDGLENHVRIDHGLGVPNDHEIWISIRPEDIDLHKEKPEHLGAHNWAQGTVKEIAYLGSFAIYHIKLANGRVVKSQVPAPYWYVRNITPPTWDETVYISWPENQPTPLFS
- the radC gene encoding RadC family protein produces the protein MSIKEWPEGERPREKLLAHGAAALSDAELLAILLRVGTRGISAVDLARYLLSEFGSLGTLMSADAKTLAAYKGMGLASYTQFAVVKEIGRRILGEDLQEQIVLSNPKSVADYLRLHLGHEKIEVSVALLLNRQNQLIAVRELSRGTVAENTVYIREIVKLALDEYADSLILAHNHPGGSARPSESDVQFTERLKQALSLVDITLLDHFIVTAKETCSLREQGYM
- a CDS encoding NF038104 family lipoprotein, with the translated sequence MQPLRCTKRLLPVLALCLTLNGCVVGAAVDLAATTVLTAGKLVVKGTGAVIDAAIPDGKKEKSKEKEKSKEKPKSEEIIHKEDSSDEVTQ
- a CDS encoding general secretion pathway protein GspG; the protein is MQTLPFQTDITARMLVNTENETIHPDAVFVQTQNGYWIAWHDQQAALLAPGTPPDIPCFWVEGAESLEELVSMVENGEFDEVEEFDGDDDAWQEALGCGHHHEGHCGCSH
- the aqpZ gene encoding aquaporin Z; this encodes MKKYFAEFFGTFWLVFGGCGSAVLAATYPELGIGFAGVALAFGLTVLTMAYAVGHISGGHFNPAVSVGLFIGGRFNGKDLLPYIVSQVIGAIAAAGVLYLIASGKTGFDAVASGFASNGFGEHSPNGYDMMAALLIEFVLTAFFLIIIMGSTDKLAPAGFAPIAIGLGLTLIHLISIPVTNTSVNPARSTGVALFQGGWAVEQLWLFWLAPIAGAAVGAAIYRFVLANDDK
- a CDS encoding DNA translocase FtsK, with product MLWTILALILLAVIAGLFWWRQKQEQKWRQELARLSGDEQEINEEDSPVGFSDQLDSLKRLFSMNKHTADNHKIARIRLLSALEHNKTQRAETNEEHAAEPFAEEPEHIAATEEEIKVAPKTRKSAKPERIPKITPFAQMETPEYSPSLVQNSNFEEITLEEATRSLHEAAVEEWNEHLAEKNAPIYKDEVETPLLRASSLPMTGMEIIDYNDPILRRTRERALARANNVRVAEANAPHIETVQTALRTAEKEAILPYTSMQAFPSEIQAEDIHDNLARRTAARHKLAAAVAPLRDYSPRTIENDEILANLGQISRPASLRRQVRHTEAAAERWARKQAATEAIAPQPPAPATPSHPKPAAPVKKSPYISRPAAPNATVVEPPAVPVVPMAKTDIPEPPVFQTSIAPIDIPEPPAFEHKIQVPIFDAQVNAHVSNQPERSIHDYLISESAVEETEFDNEPEAPVQPETEAIQAVKTIEPVESVETIARPSEYTQTVVETPVQTVEPSVQESTPSIAIPTSATLTDALLPTTALLLPPQFDPSASQTEEQLLENSITIEEKLAEFKVKVKVMDSYSGPVITRYEIEPDVGVRGSAVLNLEKDLARSLGVASIRVVETIPGKTCMGLELPNPKRQMIRLSEIFNSPAFTESKSKLTLALGQDITGQPVVTDLAKAPHLLVAGTTGSGKSVGVNAMILSMLFKATPEDVRMIMIDPKMLELSIYEGIPHLLAPVVTDMKLAANALNWCVNEMEKRYRLMSFMGVRNLAGFNQKIAEAAARGEKIGSPFSLTPENPEPLEKLPFIVVVVDEFADLMMTAGKKIEELIARLAQKARAAGIHLILATQRPSVDVITGLIKANIPTRIAFQVSSKIDSRTILDQMGAENLLGQGDMLFLPPGTGYPQRVHGAFASDNEVHRVVEYLKQFGAPDYIDDILSSGSNEDFTGTSRSNDSDLDPMYDEAVSVVLKSRKASISNIQRQLRIGYNRAARLIDQMEADGIVSPAENNGNRTILAQSSDHLD
- a CDS encoding energy-coupling factor ABC transporter permease, translated to MIFQNGWFPIGVVMAAWPVLLVIFALCAKQAWVSVSQHRSAFLVAAVMLPLAWSLNASPESGQLAGMSYHLLALNLTALMLGTSAAFCLGVLFFLPYLWLWGDWHMFPINALSVLLPPLLVNLGFRYWVSRLPANIFIFIFLNGFWAAAVGMVFTGVILVGLLDWVDVFDTSVLWKTAFPVFFLIAWAEAFLSGISTAIFIALKPQWICTFDDDRYLKSAPKIWQ
- a CDS encoding CrcB family protein — protein: MFAYIFPIVCGAAVGAVLRWLFGLVLVSSAPFSIGTLAANWLGALLIGVLAELLTDPQWRLLWITGFLGSLTTFSGFSVEMVGLMQAQRWGMAAMATCLHVFGSFGLTALGIKLAQIWK